A window of the Pseudomonas gozinkensis genome harbors these coding sequences:
- a CDS encoding DsbA family protein, whose protein sequence is MCSWCWGFAPVAKALVEQAQAAGVELHLVVGGLRTGSGAALEPTTRRYILEHWQAVTEATGQPFKLEGALPDGFVYDTEPACRAIVTARSLAPDCAWKLVGLIQHAFYAEGRDVTQASVLVELAEKAGVPRIEFAALFDHADQHKATQADFSWVQDLGISGFPTLLAERNGQLALLTNGYQPLSELSPLLGRWLERAACV, encoded by the coding sequence ATGTGTTCGTGGTGCTGGGGATTTGCCCCGGTGGCCAAGGCATTGGTGGAGCAGGCGCAGGCAGCCGGGGTGGAACTGCACCTGGTGGTCGGCGGGTTGCGCACCGGCAGCGGTGCAGCACTTGAACCAACCACCCGGCGCTACATTCTCGAACACTGGCAGGCGGTCACCGAGGCCACCGGCCAGCCGTTCAAACTTGAAGGCGCATTGCCGGACGGTTTTGTCTACGACACAGAGCCTGCCTGCCGGGCCATCGTCACCGCGCGCAGTCTGGCGCCGGATTGCGCGTGGAAACTGGTCGGGTTGATCCAGCACGCGTTTTACGCTGAAGGTCGCGATGTCACCCAGGCCAGCGTTCTGGTGGAGCTGGCAGAGAAGGCCGGCGTCCCGCGCATCGAATTTGCTGCCCTGTTTGATCATGCCGATCAGCACAAGGCGACTCAGGCCGATTTCAGCTGGGTGCAGGATCTGGGCATTTCCGGATTCCCGACCCTGCTCGCCGAGCGCAATGGCCAACTGGCGTTGCTGACCAACGGTTACCAGCCGCTCAGTGAACTGTCACCGTTGCTCGGCCGATGGCTGGAGCGCGCGGCCTGTGTCTGA
- a CDS encoding rhodanese-related sulfurtransferase, with amino-acid sequence MTQPIVVAALYKFVTLEDYVNLREPLLQAMVDNGIKGTLLIAEEGINGTVSGSREGIDGLLAWLRNDPRMIDIDHKESYCDEQPFYRTKVKLKKEIVTLGVEGVDPNKKVGTYVEPQDWNALISDPEVLLIDTRNDYEVSIGTFEGAIDPKTTSFREFPDYIKEHFDPAVHKKVAMFCTGGIRCEKASSYMLGEGFEEVYHLKGGILKYLEEVPQEETKWQGDCFVFDNRVTVRHDLSEGDYDQCHACRTPVSVEDRASEHYVAGISCPHCWDTLSEKTRRSAIDRQKQIELAKARNMPHPIGYNYKQASTEA; translated from the coding sequence ATGACACAACCGATTGTCGTGGCGGCACTGTACAAGTTCGTCACCCTCGAAGATTACGTCAACCTGCGCGAGCCCCTGCTGCAAGCGATGGTCGACAACGGCATCAAAGGCACCCTGCTGATCGCCGAAGAAGGCATCAACGGCACGGTTTCCGGCAGCCGTGAAGGCATCGACGGCCTGCTGGCCTGGCTGCGCAACGATCCGCGCATGATCGATATCGATCACAAGGAATCGTACTGCGACGAGCAGCCGTTCTACCGCACCAAGGTCAAGCTCAAGAAAGAGATCGTGACCCTGGGCGTCGAAGGCGTCGACCCGAACAAGAAGGTCGGCACCTATGTCGAACCGCAGGACTGGAACGCGCTGATCAGCGACCCTGAAGTGCTGCTGATCGATACCCGCAACGATTACGAAGTCTCGATCGGTACCTTCGAAGGCGCCATCGATCCGAAAACCACCAGTTTTCGCGAATTCCCCGACTACATCAAAGAACACTTCGATCCGGCCGTGCACAAGAAGGTCGCGATGTTCTGCACGGGTGGCATTCGCTGCGAAAAAGCCTCGAGCTACATGCTCGGCGAAGGTTTCGAAGAGGTTTACCACCTCAAGGGCGGTATCCTGAAGTACCTCGAAGAGGTGCCGCAGGAAGAAACCAAATGGCAGGGCGACTGCTTCGTCTTCGACAACCGCGTGACCGTGCGCCATGACCTGAGCGAAGGCGACTACGATCAGTGTCATGCATGCCGCACCCCGGTCAGCGTCGAGGATCGCGCCTCCGAGCATTACGTGGCCGGCATCAGCTGCCCGCACTGCTGGGACACCCTGAGCGAGAAGACTCGCCGCAGCGCCATCGACCGTCAGAAGCAGATCGAACTGGCAAAAGCGCGCAACATGCCGCACCCGATCGGCTACAACTACAAGCAAGCATCCACCGAGGCTTAA
- a CDS encoding BolA family protein, which yields MTMQQRIESTLALLQPEHLQVLDESHMHSRGLQTHFKAVVVSAQFEGLNRVKRHQKVYGTLGELMGEFHALALHTYTPQEWAETGVAPASPTCAGGSKH from the coding sequence ATGACCATGCAACAACGCATCGAATCGACGCTGGCGCTGCTTCAGCCTGAGCATCTGCAAGTGCTGGACGAAAGCCACATGCACAGTCGCGGGTTGCAGACCCACTTCAAGGCTGTGGTGGTCAGTGCGCAGTTCGAAGGCCTGAACCGGGTCAAGCGCCACCAGAAAGTCTACGGCACGCTTGGCGAGCTGATGGGCGAGTTCCATGCGTTGGCGCTGCACACCTACACCCCGCAGGAATGGGCAGAGACAGGCGTCGCTCCGGCGTCGCCGACCTGTGCTGGCGGCAGCAAGCATTGA
- a CDS encoding DUF2059 domain-containing protein, protein MTRLRAICTAVALVCASGQVFADTASHNASAETFLTLAHADKLGTPVYMQVQQMFAQRFEQTKAPESKKAVLDTYQAKANAALDQAIGWNKLKPDMVKLYTSNFSEQELKDLVAFYQSPLGKKVLEKMPQLTQQSAQMTQAKLESAVPVVNKLLDDMTNELAPKGAAPAKKK, encoded by the coding sequence ATGACTCGTCTTCGTGCCATCTGCACCGCGGTTGCCCTGGTTTGCGCCAGCGGCCAGGTGTTTGCCGATACCGCCAGCCACAACGCCAGTGCCGAAACTTTCCTGACCCTGGCGCACGCTGACAAGCTGGGCACTCCGGTGTACATGCAGGTTCAGCAGATGTTCGCCCAGCGTTTTGAACAGACCAAGGCGCCGGAATCCAAGAAAGCCGTACTGGATACCTACCAGGCCAAGGCCAACGCCGCCCTGGACCAGGCCATCGGCTGGAACAAGCTGAAGCCGGACATGGTCAAGCTCTACACCAGCAACTTCAGCGAACAGGAATTGAAAGACCTGGTTGCGTTCTACCAGTCGCCACTGGGCAAGAAAGTCCTGGAAAAAATGCCGCAGCTGACCCAGCAATCGGCCCAGATGACCCAGGCCAAACTGGAAAGCGCCGTACCGGTGGTCAACAAGTTGCTGGACGACATGACCAACGAGCTGGCACCGAAAGGCGCGGCTCCGGCCAAGAAGAAGTAA
- a CDS encoding class II fumarate hydratase, with amino-acid sequence MSRIETDSLGQIEVPDDAYWGAQTQRSLINFAIGQERMPLPVLHALALIKKAAARVNDRNGDLPADIARLIEQAADEVLDGQHDDQFPLVVWQTGSGTQSNMNANEVIAGRANELAGNPRGGKTPVHPNDHVNRSQSSNDCFPTAMSIATAQAVQVQLLPAIAELSGGLAELSARHMKLVKTGRTHMMDATPITFGQELSGFIAQLDYAERAIRAALPAVCELAQGGTAVGTGLNSPHGFGEAIAAELAALSGLPFVTAPNKFAALAGHEPLTTLSGALKTLAVALMKIANDLRLLGSGPRAGFAEVRLPANEPGSSIMPGKVNPTQCEALSMLACQVLGNDVAIGFAASQGHLQLNVFKPVIIHNLLQSIRLLADGCSNFQQHCIAGLEPDAEVMAKHLERGLMLVTALNPHIGYDKSAEIAKKAYSEGKTLREAALELGYLTDEEFDAWVRPENMIEAGAKG; translated from the coding sequence ATGAGCCGTATCGAAACCGACAGCCTGGGCCAGATCGAGGTCCCGGACGACGCTTACTGGGGCGCTCAGACGCAACGCTCGCTGATCAACTTCGCCATCGGTCAGGAACGCATGCCCTTGCCGGTCCTGCACGCCCTGGCCCTGATCAAGAAAGCCGCGGCCCGGGTCAACGACCGCAACGGCGACCTGCCTGCCGACATCGCCCGCCTGATCGAACAGGCCGCCGACGAAGTGCTCGACGGCCAGCATGACGATCAGTTCCCGCTGGTGGTCTGGCAGACCGGCAGCGGCACCCAAAGCAACATGAACGCCAACGAAGTGATTGCCGGCCGCGCCAACGAACTGGCCGGCAACCCGCGCGGCGGCAAGACGCCGGTGCACCCCAACGATCACGTCAACCGCTCGCAGAGCTCCAACGACTGCTTCCCCACGGCCATGAGCATCGCCACTGCGCAAGCGGTGCAGGTCCAATTGCTGCCGGCCATCGCCGAGCTGTCGGGCGGTCTGGCCGAACTGTCGGCGCGGCACATGAAACTGGTGAAAACCGGTCGCACCCACATGATGGACGCCACGCCGATCACCTTCGGCCAGGAACTCTCCGGTTTCATAGCGCAGCTGGATTACGCCGAGCGGGCAATTCGCGCGGCGCTGCCGGCAGTCTGCGAACTGGCGCAGGGCGGCACCGCCGTCGGCACCGGGCTGAATTCGCCCCACGGCTTCGGTGAAGCGATTGCCGCTGAGCTCGCGGCGTTGTCCGGCCTGCCGTTCGTCACCGCGCCGAACAAATTCGCCGCACTCGCCGGCCACGAGCCACTGACCACGCTGTCCGGCGCCCTGAAAACCCTCGCCGTGGCACTGATGAAAATCGCCAACGACCTGCGCCTGCTGGGTTCGGGGCCGCGAGCCGGTTTTGCCGAAGTGCGCCTGCCGGCCAACGAGCCGGGCAGTTCGATCATGCCCGGCAAGGTCAATCCGACCCAGTGCGAGGCGTTGTCGATGCTCGCCTGTCAGGTGTTGGGCAATGACGTGGCAATCGGTTTTGCCGCCAGCCAGGGTCACCTGCAACTGAACGTGTTCAAACCGGTGATCATCCACAACCTGCTGCAATCGATCCGCCTGCTGGCCGATGGCTGCAGCAACTTCCAGCAGCACTGCATCGCCGGGCTTGAACCGGATGCCGAAGTCATGGCGAAACATCTGGAGCGCGGGCTGATGCTGGTGACAGCGCTGAACCCGCACATCGGCTACGACAAGTCGGCGGAAATCGCCAAGAAGGCCTACAGCGAAGGCAAGACCTTGCGCGAAGCGGCGCTGGAGCTGGGCTATCTGACCGATGAAGAGTTCGATGCCTGGGTACGTCCGGAGAACATGATCGAGGCCGGTGCCAAGGGCTAG